In Penaeus vannamei isolate JL-2024 chromosome 14, ASM4276789v1, whole genome shotgun sequence, one DNA window encodes the following:
- the LOC113822133 gene encoding pro-resilin, whose protein sequence is MFSLKLCLATAAFTLLTSVLGAPQRDPLAVPAKYNFGYEVVDPASGNDFGHSETRNGDNTSGQFRVLLPDGRVQVVTYTVNGDSGYVAQVAYQ, encoded by the exons ATGTTTTCCCTCAAG CTGTGCTTAGCGACGGCGGCCTTCACGCTGCTCACAAGTGTCCTAGGCGCTCCCCAGAGAGATCCCTTGGCTGTACCT GCAAAATACAACTTCGGGTACGAGGTCGTGGACCCCGCCAGTGGCAACGACTTCGGCCACTCCGAAACCCGGAACGGCGACAACACTTCGGGACAGTTCCGCGTGCTGCTCCCGGACGGCCGCGTTCAGGTCGTCACTTACACCGTGAACGGGGACTCCGGATACGTCGCTCAGGTGGCTTATCAGTGA